In a genomic window of Pedobacter sp. KBS0701:
- a CDS encoding pyrimidine/purine nucleoside phosphorylase, whose amino-acid sequence MITENQYFDGNVKSLGYETTDGKSTVGIINPGEYTFGTAQKEIMHVMEGELEALLPEAIEWQSFKAGSKFEVPANSSFKVKMTVQTAYLCQYR is encoded by the coding sequence ATGATTACCGAAAACCAATATTTTGATGGCAATGTAAAATCCTTGGGTTATGAAACCACCGATGGAAAATCGACCGTTGGCATTATCAATCCGGGAGAATATACCTTTGGTACTGCTCAAAAAGAAATTATGCATGTTATGGAGGGCGAATTAGAAGCCTTACTTCCTGAAGCAATAGAATGGCAAAGTTTTAAAGCAGGAAGTAAATTCGAAGTTCCTGCAAATTCATCTTTCAAAGTAAAAATGACTGTACAAACGGCATATTTATGTCAATATAGGTAA
- the guaB gene encoding IMP dehydrogenase, which yields MQLDSTKFIATGLTYDDVLLVPAYSEILPREVNTSTFLTKKIKLNVPLISAAMDTVTEAELAIAIAQNGGIGMLHKNMTIDRQAAEVRKVKRSESGMIQDPVTLLETAVVADAFKIMKEHRIGGIPVVSSDNKLVGIITNRDLRFQKDMKRPISEVMTKDNLIIAPEGTTLVQAEEILQNHKIEKLPVVSKDGYLSGLITFKDISKVKNYPVACKDERGRLRVGAAVGVTADTIERVDALVAAGVDVITIDTAHGHSKGVVDKLKEVKAKYPDLQVIVGNIATGAAAKFLADAGADAVKVGIGPGSICTTRIIAGVGVPQLYAVYECAKALKGTGVPVIADGGIKHTGDIAKAIASGASTVMAGSLFAGVEESPGETIIYEGRKFKSYRGMGSIEAMEQGSKDRYFQDVEDDIKKLVPEGIVGRVPFKGTLAEVMYQYIGGLRASMGYCGAANIEALQEAQFVQITAAGMRESHPHDITITKEAPNYTR from the coding sequence ATGCAACTCGATTCCACTAAATTTATTGCCACAGGTTTAACGTACGATGATGTACTATTAGTACCCGCATATTCCGAAATTCTGCCGCGTGAAGTAAATACATCAACATTTTTAACAAAAAAAATCAAACTTAATGTTCCATTGATTTCTGCCGCAATGGATACCGTAACAGAGGCTGAGCTTGCCATTGCAATTGCACAAAATGGTGGTATCGGGATGTTGCACAAAAACATGACTATAGACAGACAAGCTGCTGAGGTACGTAAAGTAAAACGCTCTGAAAGCGGTATGATCCAGGATCCGGTTACTTTATTGGAAACGGCTGTTGTTGCTGATGCTTTCAAAATTATGAAAGAGCACAGGATTGGTGGTATCCCGGTGGTAAGTAGCGACAATAAATTGGTTGGTATTATTACAAACAGGGATTTACGTTTTCAGAAAGACATGAAGCGGCCGATTTCTGAGGTGATGACAAAAGATAATTTAATTATTGCACCAGAGGGTACTACTTTAGTACAGGCTGAAGAGATTCTTCAGAACCACAAAATCGAGAAACTTCCGGTAGTAAGTAAAGACGGTTACCTAAGCGGTTTAATCACATTTAAAGATATTTCGAAAGTTAAAAATTATCCTGTTGCCTGTAAAGATGAGCGTGGCCGTTTACGTGTAGGTGCTGCTGTTGGCGTAACTGCCGATACCATTGAAAGGGTTGATGCCTTGGTTGCAGCCGGAGTTGATGTAATTACCATCGATACCGCTCACGGTCACTCGAAAGGAGTAGTTGATAAATTAAAAGAAGTAAAAGCTAAATATCCTGATTTACAGGTTATTGTTGGTAATATTGCTACTGGTGCCGCTGCTAAATTCCTGGCTGATGCTGGTGCTGATGCTGTTAAAGTGGGTATTGGTCCAGGTTCTATTTGTACCACCAGGATTATTGCCGGTGTTGGGGTTCCTCAATTATACGCTGTTTACGAATGTGCTAAAGCATTAAAAGGCACTGGTGTACCAGTTATTGCTGATGGTGGTATTAAACATACTGGTGATATTGCTAAGGCGATTGCATCTGGCGCAAGTACCGTAATGGCAGGTTCGTTATTTGCAGGAGTGGAAGAGTCACCAGGTGAAACCATTATCTACGAAGGACGTAAATTTAAATCTTACCGTGGTATGGGATCGATCGAAGCCATGGAGCAAGGTTCTAAAGACCGCTATTTCCAGGATGTTGAAGATGATATCAAAAAGCTGGTTCCTGAAGGTATTGTTGGTCGCGTGCCGTTTAAAGGTACCCTGGCAGAAGTAATGTACCAGTATATTGGTGGTTTACGTGCAAGTATGGGCTACTGTGGAGCAGCCAATATCGAAGCTCTACAAGAAGCACAGTTTGTACAGATTACTGCAGCAGGTATGCGCGAAAGTCATCCACACGATATTACGATTACCAAAGAAGCACCTAATTATACCAGATAG